Below is a window of Impatiens glandulifera chromosome 2, dImpGla2.1, whole genome shotgun sequence DNA.
tttatttctcttattacattttttttattcttttaacttCTGACACTTCCATTAATAGACAAGCATAATAATTATGGATGGAGACTGTAATATATTTTTGGAGCAACTTTTTCAAGTCAATATTGGTGCCAATTTGAGACAACTCAATGCTGAGATATTGCTTGCCTTGTTCTGGAGGTTGCTGGAGAAATTTTTCACTACGATTTCATCAGGTTTCTACAAGGTTTGTagttttttgtatatttattttctgtTCTCATCATCTTTGGAACAACCCACATCTATTTACAATTAATAATCACTGCAAAACATGGAATTTCAGGACGAAGAGCAGGGTTGGCTGTGTTCACAGGATTTCTGTCTTTTTCTCTTCATCTAAGTCAAAACATGTTTTCCATAAGCATCTCAACTTTTTAGTCACAAAATTCAAGAATTCCCAAGGCAGATTTTTATCTAGATTTTTCACTGAAGAAGGTTTGTTTTAATGTCATCCCTTTTTACTGCCATCTAATTTGACATTTctgatattgtttatttttttcatgcTTTTGAGTATTTATTGTCTTTTCTATCTTGTTTATCATTACCCTTTACTAAATACTTTTGTGCTTTCATTTATcagcaaaaataattttgggacaCAATATTTAGAAAAGCTTTATTGGCTAAAGTTTAAGTTACATTCCTTGTGTTTTGTATGAGAAGTATATGCAGAACATAGAGTACAGTTGTCCAATTCCTTATATACATAGTATCAGGGTTGCTGCTACTTATTCTGTACTCTGTTTTGTGTATTCACTAACTTTGTTTTCTTATCTATGGTTCATCTTTCTTGGGACAGGTATTCCATTAGCTTTCCAACTGAAAAGCCTTCGCTCTTTCCTGTTTCTTGGTTCTCAATCAGATGAAAGTTTACTTGTCCAACTTCTGGCTGAATTTCCTTCGCTGCTTGTTCCTCTATCTAATGATATTCAGGTTATACATCTTTTTGGTTGAAGATTTTCATTCCAAGTGTACATTAAATGATTTTGTATTAATGACAAgaatttaatctttttatttttatccaaatTTATGCATGTTATTATCTTCTTTCAGGATGTGCGAGCTGCGGTATCTTATATAATTCATCCTTCTTTGTTAAAATTATGACAGGTGAAAGTGGAAAATGGAGTCACTTTCTCGGGGAACTGCCAAGCTTAATGGTTGAATTTAAAGCATTGTTACTATCTGATAGAAACGTGCTTTTCTCGTTTTTTACATCTGTTCTGGGCTGCTCACGCAATAATCTTCTACTGCCAGAAATAATTGGAGAAAGGTCATTAACTGATTTTATAgtacttttttttcatcttaTACATAGTCCAGGCCATTGTATAATCTTTTCCTCTCCGTTATAGTTTTTGATACTTTGTGCCTATACCATAGAGAGTTGCATGACTTTACTACAATATTTAGTAACCACATCCCATTCTTTTCAGGTTTGAAAAATCTAAAAAGAATCAGATCATGCATTTCATTGTTGGCTTTGCTCTAACCTTCCTTCTTTTACACTGGTAAGTTGTCAAAGGTTCTTAATTTCTTTTGCTTGTTGTACACTTGTATTACTGCTGTGATTGagcatctattttttttataattgagatCTTTGTTAACAAACTTGTGTTCCCCCCGCCCTCTCCCTTCACTTTACAGCTAAACATCATTTCTTTGTTCAAAAGAGTGGATGATCAACTCTTACATGTAAAAGATGTTAAAATATTGGCCAGCATTCTTTTGAAAATGCACCGTGAATATCATATTCAACATGCAGAGTCTTGCCAAAAGTTGTCAAAGACAGAGGTTTATATCATCTGCCTTCTACTAGAGGTATGTGAAGTTGCATAGAATTTATTGTTTGCATTTATGTAGGTTATTATTATATGGTATTTCAAAGTAggaaaaatatctaaattattattctctgaTTGGTAGACCTGTGCTGAATTTGTATCTTCTTCACCTGGTGAATGTGAAGACCTACTATTGGAGGTGCTGCAGGTAAAAGATTTAATACCTCAATTCTTGTAGCTACAAAgtccattatatatttttctcttgaCAACTGTTTTGCATTAGCAGCAGGGTGAGCCAACCTCTAAAGATCCAGCTGTTTTGCTGCCTTTCATAACTGTCTTGAGGAGTCTTACTAACTCATTTTTTGGAGCTATGAGTAATAAAAATCaggttatttttaattcttttgttTGGTTGAATTGGCTATTCAAATTCTAAAAATTCTTTCCccaaatttaaaatacttatgAACCCTCTAGGGAAGCTCAAGTGGTAATGGGTGTTATCTTGGAGACCAATGGTCTCAGGTTGATTCCCACTTGAACTCCCTGATCATATAAAACCTCAAAAACTTATTTCTTTGTATGTCACTGGATTCTCAATACCTGAGTAATGCTACTTGCTATTTAGAAGTGGTCAATAGTTTTCTCTTTATATGTTTAGAGATGGTTGCTGAGCCAAAGCAGATTCCTCCTTTTCAGAATGAATTGATTAACTCATTGACTGCCTCTTTGATTGACTCCTCAACTAAGGATGAGGATACATCAATTGATACATAACTGTTATGATTTCTTTGTCGTCAAACAATAAGTTTTCCTATTTGTCAAgctaaatatgttttttttacagTTATGTTTAAGTCAGATGATGAAGTTGAGAATGTGATTGCAAAAGTACAGAATGGAATGGCTGAAAAAGGTTCAATGCTTTTACGAATCTTAAATGACTTAATGACTATTTTGCTGTTATTTGTATaaaagtttaatgaaatttGTGTTTGACAGATGTGGTTGTAggtcaaaagaaaattattttagagGTTGTTACTGTGAAGGTGGGAAAATCTGTTTCTCTTTCCAAGTTTGGTACCAATTGTGGAggccttttatttttttattattgattatgttttgtttgtatttCCAACTTTCTGAACTTAACTGCATCTTCAAGCAATCTGATTTAACTAAAAACTAGTTAGAAAGTTGTAGACAGATGCATGTAGAGAAGTTGTTAGaagaattcaaataatttgtattttatgaGATAGTTTTgttgtaaaaattaatattaattttgttataattaaaaatgtcaataattaGTATAGattaaaatttcttaattattaatttaatttaaaaaaaatattcagataaattgtcaaaaaaaaatttaatattataatataaagaatggttaaaaatgaaatagacttttagcaacgcttaaattaatgttaccgacgcttatttaagcgtcgttataacttgcgcccaccctgcttttggcgaagcaagaataagtgtcggtaatatttttagcgacgcttttaagAGTTAGCAGAAGCCTTTTTAAGCGTTGCCAAAAgtgttttttttgtattttttgaataataaaatacacAGAAAATTAAAAGTGACATCAAACCTATTTAAACAcaactaatattatatttattcaaataaaatttgattttacatCAAATTATCACTCCAAATTacacaatattatatttattcaaataaaatttaatttcatataaaattatcacTCCAAATTACACATAATATTAAACAACATAATAATAGTAATTGCATCATATCTTGCCGATTAACTTTGTTCATTTGTGAAGAGCATGTATTTCTTGCTTAAACTTGTCCATCGCAACCTTGGGAAGTCCAATGAAAACCTTAACTCCATCTTCAATGGAATTATCCAACCTAAGTGGAGGCAACAAAATACACATATCATTATTGTTTGTCATATTATAAGGAACTGGCACGATATTCACACACCCTCCCCATCCAAAATCCTCTTCCTCCCGAATACCGGCTCCTCGCCAATCTGTTACAAACATTGCTCCTCCTCTACTTTTCAATATTCGCTTTATATTCTCCGATCGAGTTCTCTCCGACGTACTCAATGAACGTTGAATGAACTCGGGTTGAGAACAGATGTTCTTGGTCTCTTTAATCAGCTTAACCATGTTAGAGAGAGGACCCTCAACTAGGTCTTTCCCTATAACATATATTGGCGATGATATTACGAAGGAGTTACCATAATAGCCCTTTGGTAGTTTGGGATGATCTAAGCTGTTTCTCAACCCCATCATCATGTTAAATACCGTTTTTTCATCAGGATTAAACTCCAACGCCTTGAATCTCGATCTCAAAATATAAGAACTCAGTGCCTCGAATGTGGTGACGTCGTCTCCCATTTCCGTCGCTAATTGAAGCTTTAGCCTCTTTATTCCGTCGCAAGATATATTGACGCATTCATTTATCAACTCAGAGGAAAGATGCTGGGATTCTAGCAAATTGTTTGgctgagaattattattattattattacccaTCTCCTTCTCCTCATCTGGCATAATACTTACTATCAGCCTTTCCCTTTCCCAAACAGGAATCACCGACGGTTCAACCTTCCCGCCGGCCAATTCGGCCAACGCTTTAAACAACTGAGCAGCTCCAAACACGTCAACAATAGAGTGCGATATGCTCATCCCGACGATGAATCCGCCGCAGGGGAACACAGTAACTTGGAGACGGAGGGGGTGGTATGGTTCTTTTTCTTGATTGATGGGCGGCTGGTTATAAAATATGAACTCTTTGGCTACTGACGAAATCTCTCCATCCATATAATTAAGAGATCTCAGATCGCAATTCAGTACGGCTGCCTCAAGGAACGGGACTCCAATATCTTCATCCGTGTTGAACGTTATGCGAAGGCTTCGGTCAGGGTACCTCATGATTTTTCCGGCAAGAGGGTAGTAAAACACGAGAGTTCTAGCCAGACCCTGTCTCAGAGCAGAGACAGGGTCGGGGCAATTGCCATTGGGAGGGGCCACAGCGATCGGACGATAAACATAGAGGGTGTGCGTGAAATTCTCGAGGATGTAACGATTGTCAATCGTTGACAGAAAAAGGTCGTGACGAGGTATGGGTGCAGAGGGTTTCACCAAAAGAGGTTCCTTTCTCATCACgcaaaaagaagttgaaatggGTTCAGAGGGTTTCACCAAAAGAGGTTCCTTTTTCACCACGCAACAAGAAGTTGGTTCATGAGTAGTACTGGCCATGGATGAAGATGGTGCTGAAACTCGATCAGTTTAATTATACAAAGATTGTAGTGAAATTGATGAGTTGGCTATTGCTATATTGCTATATTGCCTtggatttataaattataatccaTCTAATTAATGGTAGGTGAGAtctaatttttctatttattataaaaattccaacaatttgTTGGGTCTCGGTTTTTGTTctaaattttttgtttgttaaaactGATTCAAATGTTTATTTAGACACAACAAATAAAAGTGAGCTAACTAAAGATTTCACAAGCTTAAAcaaattttgtgtatatatgtttctataattatatatatgtttccaAATACATAAACGAAGTGTTTTTAATGGGAACAATTAGAACATCCTACTCGACAATCACAATTCCCTGACGGTCTATCTTTAAATATCACTATATATATACCAAGCAATTTTTACTAAAACAGAGGTAATAAACAGAAAAATCATTCTTGTAGGTAAGGCCCACCAAGCTACAGGCTCTAACTACCCCACTAGTGCAACCAACCATGAGAAATAACAACCATTCCTATAGAAATTAGACCAAACATTCAAATCAAagtcataatttattaaaaaaaaaataagaaaaacattttaattttttaatacttcaaatttattaaatttttagacTTACCTTCATTCTTGGCATTTGGACCCCAATCAACCGCAGTCCTAGTGACATTTGAAAGTTAGTCTTTTAGCAATGGATACAAGTCTAAAAGCATAAAGAAATCATAAAAATACAtcttatacaaaaaaaaaaaaacaagccacgataaaagataaaaatagtcAAATAAATTTGTACAAGAACTCGTGcatttcttttacaaatttggCTTGTTAAGAaatttttggattaaattaattCTAGATGaaaatttttaacatattaaattaagattacCAATAAAGTTATACAAAGTTCAGTAATAAAGTTACAAGAAAGGTTATTGATTGTAAAACTTGTTTGAGTGATTGTGATCGATATTGATGCAAATCATTTCTTTGAACTCTAATAAAAGTAAAACTGATTGAGCTATTTAAAAATGGATTGAGATATTAGGACAAATTTACCAACACTAACAAAATGGTATGTAAATTTCAAACTAGAAGGCACCATATTTGTCCTagtaaacatttattttttttaatatagataaGTCTCTGTTTTATGATTTTGGTTCGTTGTAgctttgtaaattaaaaaaaaaacttttagtTTCTTGTTTCAAACTGCTTTCAGAGTGTGTAATTGTGTGTAAGACTAAagtttcatatttcataagttAAACATGAGCTTATTTAAATAAAGCGTTTTTGGAGAAACAAATTTTGGTCAAAGTATATACCATTTTATATTCTTCCAGCAATCATTATAATTTCCCAATTCACAAGCAAATAATTttccattttatatttttcttgtaattgttataattttcaGTGTTATAATTTTCACTATTTATGCACTAGACTTCTTATGTAATACCGAAAACAAATACAagcaataaaatattattttccctccctcaaaattttacatggtatcagagccaaacTTTTGTTTTTGAGCTACAAATTTAGACTTtcgctgcctccatcaatggttaccttAGTCATTGATGGAAGACTTTAatcattattgttattatatttttttaacaatgttctattaattattttttttttcgagagaatattttattcatcaTCAAATTCCAGTGAAACTCCGGAAAATCAAAGCCTTTTCACTGCCATCCAGCGATACTCCGGCATTTCAAGCCAACTCGTTGTCATCAACATTCAGTGACACTACGACGATTCGAACGTCACTCGCTGTCATCAAATTCTAGTAAAATTTTGGCAATTCAAAGCCTTTTCACTGTCATTCAGCGACACTCCGGCGATTCGAACGTCACTCGTTATCATCAACATCCAGTGAAACTTGGGGAATTCAAAGTTTTTTCATTGTCATTTCATCCCATCGACCACACCATCTTCAATCTCTGCCCAATGCTCTATTGCACTCCTCTACGTTACATCCCGCAATCAGGTGACTGACATACTCACCAAGGCGATTCAAGGAAGTATGTGGCAAGTTGGGCAGTTTCAACATCTACTATCCAACTTGTGGGGAGTGTAGAATTATCTTGGAAGGAATCAATTTCAAGAATGGAAATTCTAAGAATGGAATGTTATCAGTAGcaaacacaacaacaaaaaatacatacgacgacgcttaaaaagacttctgtcaatccttaaaagcgtcgccaaaaatgtTACCGACACTTATTTTTGCGTCGCCGAAAGCAGGGTGAGCGtaagttttaacaacgcttatcTAAGCGTCGGTACTACTAATTTAAACGTTGTTAAAAGGTAGGGACTTTCACTTAAGCGTTGGTAATATTAACTCAAATGTCGCCAAAAGTCTAGttcatttttaaactattttttaacaattttttttatttatttactttatttttgtatttattttagatGTTTTAATTAGAAGCTTCGCCAAAATTGTTACCGACACTTATTTTTGCGTCGCCGAAAGCAGGGTGGGCGtaagttttaacaacgcttatcTAAGCGTCGGTACTACTAATTTAAGCGTTGTTAAAAGGTAGGGACTTTAACAACGCTTATTAAGCGTTGGTAATAGTAACTGAAACGTTGCCAAAagtctagtttatttttaaactattttttaacaattttttaaaattttttttatttatttactttattttgcatttattttagatgttttaatattttaatttttttataaattaaataaaacaccaatatgaaattgataataaaataatattaataagttaactatttaaataacatgcattaattttcaaataattaattcccTTGAGATGGAAAAAATTTTACTACTTTCTATTACACTTTGAGACAGAATCCTTAAACGATTATCCATCTTTTACAGCATCAACAAGCGATTATCCATCTTGTACAACATTAATAGTTTGAACAATCTTACACAATATTGCTTACTTGAGTACTTATATAGTTGTCTTAGTTGTCTCAACTTCTATTAATGCATCCATAATTGCTTACTTGAGTGCTTATATAGTTGTCTCAACTTCTATTAATGCATTCATAATATCCTCATCTTGCTTCTCAACTTCAACTTCAACCTTTTATTAATGTATCAACCATTATCATTTTCAAGTCAAATGAGTACACAAAAATGTTGTCAATGGTTTCAACAGTtctatttgaaaacaaagtgaCATGCACACCTTGTTGCACCACAAATGCTGGCAATGTTTTCAACTTTTGAACCACAAATGTTAGAAATGGTTTCAACTGTAACAAAAGCTATTTTCAAGTCACATGAGTACACAACAAAAATTTTACTCTCCTTGGATAGACGATTAACTACCTTTAAAAAGACAAGTTCTAATAAGATGGAATCTCAGTATTGACAATAATCTTGTTAAACTACTTACTGCCTCAACTTGCTTTCTCCTAACATCATTCAACTCCAAATTAAGGTATCCCTGCagatataaatgaaaataaaaactggTGTAAGAAACAGAAATAAGGAGTAAGAAACAGAAATAAGGAGCAAGAAACATAAATAAGGAGTTAAGGTTTGTTACATGTATGTGACAAATATTAGATTCTACCAGAAAACTTTCtatgaaaaatattgtatgatATAAGCATATTTCACTAAGTTTTTCACATTTCACGTTAATTAGTTTTTTCTCAATTGATAAATTCTGTGAA
It encodes the following:
- the LOC124925006 gene encoding spermidine coumaroyl-CoA acyltransferase-like, whose product is MASTTHEPTSCCVVKKEPLLVKPSEPISTSFCVMRKEPLLVKPSAPIPRHDLFLSTIDNRYILENFTHTLYVYRPIAVAPPNGNCPDPVSALRQGLARTLVFYYPLAGKIMRYPDRSLRITFNTDEDIGVPFLEAAVLNCDLRSLNYMDGEISSVAKEFIFYNQPPINQEKEPYHPLRLQVTVFPCGGFIVGMSISHSIVDVFGAAQLFKALAELAGGKVEPSVIPVWERERLIVSIMPDEEKEMGNNNNNNSQPNNLLESQHLSSELINECVNISCDGIKRLKLQLATEMGDDVTTFEALSSYILRSRFKALEFNPDEKTVFNMMMGLRNSLDHPKLPKGYYGNSFVISSPIYVIGKDLVEGPLSNMVKLIKETKNICSQPEFIQRSLSTSERTRSENIKRILKSRGGAMFVTDWRGAGIREEEDFGWGGCVNIVPVPYNMTNNNDMCILLPPLRLDNSIEDGVKVFIGLPKVAMDKFKQEIHALHK
- the LOC124923645 gene encoding uncharacterized protein At3g06530-like isoform X1, with the protein product MHREYHIQHAESCQKLSKTEVYIICLLLETCAEFVSSSPGECEDLLLEVLQQGEPTSKDPAVLLPFITVLRSLTNSFFGAMSNKNQVIFNSFVWLNWLFKF
- the LOC124928207 gene encoding uncharacterized protein At3g06530-like isoform X2, with amino-acid sequence MLRYCLPCSGGCWRNFSLRFHQVSTRTKSRVGCVHRISVFFSSSKSKHVFHKHLNFLVTKFKNSQGRFLSRFFTEEGIPLAFQLKSLRSFLFLGSQSDESLLVQLLAEFPSLLVPLSNDIQVKVENGVTFSGNCQA
- the LOC124928207 gene encoding uncharacterized protein At3g06530-like isoform X1 yields the protein MLRYCLPCSGGCWRNFSLRFHQVSTRTKSRVGCVHRISVFFSSSKSKHVFHKHLNFLVTKFKNSQGRFLSRFFTEEGIPLAFQLKSLRSFLFLGSQSDESLLVQLLAEFPSLLVPLSNDIQDVRAAVSYIIHPSLLKL
- the LOC124923645 gene encoding uncharacterized protein At3g06530-like isoform X2 — translated: MHREYHIQHAESCQKLSKTEVYIICLLLETCAEFVSSSPGECEDLLLEVLQQGEPTSKDPAVLLPFITVLRSLTNSFFGAMSNKNQLCLSQMMKLRM